The DNA sequence CCTTTAATATAAGGGCGTATTTCATTTTCTAAATCATCTGCCCATTTATTAGCGGTGTAAGTGTCCACCATTTTATCTTTACCTTCGTTATAGTAAACATAAAATGTTATTTTATTTTTCTTATCCCGTACCTTGGCACCGTATTCAAAATTATAGTGCTCCAAAGAACCATGCAAAATACCATATATCTCGAAGTTATCATTAAGTTTTTCTTCTAAATATTCCTCCGCTTGGATTTTCACCTTTTCTTCCTTTTCTTTATCTGGCTTCATACTCTGAAGAAAAGAAAATACAAGTATAGCTATTCCTAATATAATCACTCCGACAACAATAAGTGTTACTTTTAAAAATTTGTTCACAACTTTCCCTCATTCCCTTTTAAATTCTCCATAAAAACGCAAGATCTTTATTGAAGTATTCCGCGCCTTTAGTTTAAGAAGAAATGAGTCCCTAAGCAGCTCAATGATCTTCAAGTAAAGCACCCGTTAGTTGAAAAAGCGTTAGGACTCATTAAGGCTTTATTGCCCAATATCTTGTAATATCCAATTAACAGCGTCAAGAATATCGTCGGCTATAAAGTCGGGTTCAACCTCTTCCCATTGATGACGAAATGACGATAGTGACCCTTCTCCCCATCCCGTTTTAACCAATACATTTTTAGTACCTGCTTTGTGTCCAGCAAGCATATCAGAACCACCAGTATCACCGACAACATAACAATCTTTAAGTAGTAAATTGTGGTCATCTTCTGCATTTAATAGTAACCCGATGTTTGGTTTCTGGCATTCGCAACCATCATCAGGCTTGTGTGGACAATAATAAATTCCATCTAGAAAAGCTGAATGTAACGCTAATTCTTCTTCCATTCTCTTGAATCCTTCTTTTAATTCCTCTTCAGTAAAATAGCCTCTGCCTACTCTTGTTTGGTTTGTAAATAGAAATACTTTTATTCCTACTTCGTTCAAGGTTCTTATGGCTTTGGGGGCAAAATCATACATTGTAAACTCAAATGGATGTATACCTCCACCTGTACCGCCAATTGTCCCATCTCGATCTAAAAACACAGCTTTCATCTCAATTACTCCCTCGTATTACTCTATAATTTCAATGTTGTCCCTTTGGTTTGGAATTACTTACTAATTTACTGTACTTAATTAACCCGCCTCTTTACTTCTTGAACTAACCTGCCCTGTTAGTTCAAGAAGTAAAAAGAGCCGCCTAAGCAGCCCTGTTGTTCGACTAAAGCACCCGTTAGATCAAGAATAAAATAGTTCTTTCTATTGCGTGATAAGATATTTTTCTTTGAAAAGTGGACTTAATTCACTCCACACATCAAATTTATTACCATCTAAATCAAAGAAAACAAAGTTCCTACCAGAGTGTCCTCTGTTTTCAATTTCTCCAGCTCTTATTTCTTTATCGGTAAAATCTCTATGAATTGCCTCTAATGCAGTTAGTCCATTAACTTCAAATGTTATAGAAAAACGTTCTATTCCATAACAATCATAGAAGTTAGAACTTTGACTTTCTTTAGATTTAACAAGAAAAATACTTTGGTTTGCAAAATTAAGAATTGCTTTGTCTTCGTCTTTATAGCTTAACTCTGCCCCCAATTTGTTTACATACCATTCATAAGAATTTTTCACATTAGTTACCGGAATATAAATAGTTCCTACCCTTAGCAGCTTTTCGCTCATTCTATCGACTCCTTCTAATCTCCATTTTTTCTTATTGAACTAAACTGCCCCATTAGTTGAAGTAAGGTCAATTTATTTTACTTCTACTGAGAAGGCATACATCCCATCTCCTTGCTTCCAATCAGATAGTACACTATATACATACACACCTTTTTCTAGAGGAACCACAATTGAGCCATTTTTCACTTCAACTTTTTGTTTATTGTCTTCATCTACCCATTGCTCTACCTTCATTGTTCCAGCAATGGGTTTTTTCTTGAATTCAATTTTTATTTTTTCATTCGGTGATACAACTGTCGGTTTATACCTACTTGCCATATCAAACAGACTTGTATAAGCCTTATCTACACACTGAGCTGAAAGTAGCCTCTTCCAACAATATGAACCTTGTGTAGTAGGAATATCAACATCTCCTATTGTTACGTTTGGTGTAGGTGGTTCTGAACGAAACGGTTCAAAAATAAATATTCCTATCATAATCAGTCCAATAATAATTAATACAGAAATCTTTTTAATTGTACTCACCCCTTTTTTTATAGTAGTCGTTAATATTGAATGAAAGTAACAATTCTTCTTCAACTAACCCCGTTAGTTGAAGTACATTCCTTCACAAACTTATTCGAATTTTAACATAAATATCCAGTTGATGTGAAACTTATTTTATTAGATGCATAATCTTTGCTAAAAGTATGCAAGGAACACTTTGTACAAAGTACTAGAGTGCACGAAATTGCATCTTCGGGCACTTACACTTTCTATAGAAATTCATCTATTCTTTTCTTCCAAAACAAACGCATTTTTCACTTGAACATTGTAGGAACGCGACAGGAAAACATTCGCAACAGTGTTAATGAAAAGAGTGTGGCTAGAGTGACGGAGTCACTTCTAGCCACACTAGGCCCCCTCTGGGGAGGAATGAATTGCAATTCCTCCTTAAATCTATAATGAATAGTTAGCCGAAAGCGGTCCGAAAATAGTCCATTGAAAATGGAAGTTATCATACCATTCTCACCCCTGTTATATGCGAATAAGGGGTTAATCATCAGAGTAGCTCCGCACGCAGATACCTGAAATTACCATAATCCAAAAAAGCACAAATGCTGATTTAA is a window from the Sporosarcina sp. ANT_H38 genome containing:
- a CDS encoding HAD-IIIA family hydrolase; translated protein: MKAVFLDRDGTIGGTGGGIHPFEFTMYDFAPKAIRTLNEVGIKVFLFTNQTRVGRGYFTEEELKEGFKRMEEELALHSAFLDGIYYCPHKPDDGCECQKPNIGLLLNAEDDHNLLLKDCYVVGDTGGSDMLAGHKAGTKNVLVKTGWGEGSLSSFRHQWEEVEPDFIADDILDAVNWILQDIGQ
- a CDS encoding VOC family protein; translated protein: MSEKLLRVGTIYIPVTNVKNSYEWYVNKLGAELSYKDEDKAILNFANQSIFLVKSKESQSSNFYDCYGIERFSITFEVNGLTALEAIHRDFTDKEIRAGEIENRGHSGRNFVFFDLDGNKFDVWSELSPLFKEKYLITQ